A portion of the Suricata suricatta isolate VVHF042 chromosome 11, meerkat_22Aug2017_6uvM2_HiC, whole genome shotgun sequence genome contains these proteins:
- the LOC115306583 gene encoding LOW QUALITY PROTEIN: olfactory receptor 8B3-like (The sequence of the model RefSeq protein was modified relative to this genomic sequence to represent the inferred CDS: substituted 1 base at 1 genomic stop codon), whose amino-acid sequence MKYFCVHRFAXSRMAPGNVSFVTEFILLGLTYLPDLQLLLFYLFLVVYVVTALGNLGLIVLIGLNSHLHTPMYFFLFNLSFIDFCYSSVFTPKMLFNFTSKKNIITYRGCMTQLFLFSFFGISEGYVLTSMAYDRYVAICNPLLYNVVMSSRVCSSLMFGSYLMAFSGAMTHTGCMLRLTFCDANTINHYLCDILPVLQLSCTSTYVNELVVFIVVGMNVIVPSVTIFVSYASILSSILRISSTEGRSKAFSTCSSHIIAVSLFFGSGAFMYLKPSSAGSMDEGKISSVFYTNIVPMMNPFIYSLRNKDIKLALRKTLNRRVF is encoded by the exons atgaaatatttttg tgtcCACAGATTCGCTTAGAGTAGAATGGCACCTGGGAATGTTTCTTTTGTGACTGAATTTATTCTGCTGGGGCTAACATACCTACCAGATCTCCAGCTCCTCCTGTTCTACCTGTTCCTAGTCGTGTATGTGGTCACTGCATTGGGAAATTTGGGCTTGATAGTTCTAATTGGGCTGAATTCACATctgcacacccccatgtactttttcctcttcAATTTGTCTTTCATAGATTTCTGTTATTCTTCTGTGTTTACACCCAAAATGCTTTTTAACTTCACATCAAAGAAGAATATCATCACCTATAGGGGGTGCATGACCCagcttttccttttcagtttttttggtatttctgaaGGTTATGTGCTGACATCAATGGCCTAtgatcgctatgtggccatctgtaacccACTTCTGTATAATGTTGTCATGTCTTCTAGAGTGTGTTCCAGCCTTATGTTTGGTTCATATTTGATGGCATTTTCAGGTGCTATGACCCACACGGGATGCATGCTGAGACTGACCTTCTGTGATGCAAACACCATCAACCATTATTTGTGTGACATCCTTCCTGTGCTCCAGCTTTCCTGCACAAGCACCTACGTGAATGAGCTGGTGGTTTTCATTGTGGTGGGCATGAATGTGATTGTGCCCAGTGTCACCATCTTTGTGTCTTATGCTTCCATCCTCTCCAGCATCCTCCGCATCAGCTCCACTGAGGGCAGGTCCAAAGCCTTCAGCACCTGCAGCTCCCACATAATTGCTGTTTCCTTGTTCTTTGGATCAGGTGCATTTATGTATCTTAAACCGTCTTCTGCTGGGTCTATGGATGAGGGGAAAATCTCTTCTGTCTTTTATACCAATATAGTTCCCATGATGAACCCTTTCATTTACAGCTTgagaaacaaagacattaaaCTTGCCCTGAGGAAAACTCTGAATAGGAGAGTATTTTGA
- the LOC115306586 gene encoding olfactory receptor 147-like translates to MTPGNGSFVTAFILVGLTDLPHLQLLLFCLFLVLYVVTVLGNLGLIALIGLNSHLQTPMYFFLFNLSFIDFCYSSVFTPKMLINFTSEKNIISNRGCMTQLYFFCFSIISECYVLTSMSYDRYVAICNPLLYNIVMPPKVCSSLMLVSYLVAFFDAMAHTRFRLRLTFCDGNTINHYFCDIHPVLQLSCTSTYVNELVVFIVVGINVIVLSVTIFVSYASILSSILRISSTEGRSKAFSTCSSHIIAVSLFFGSCAFTYLKPSSISMHKEKISSVFYTSVGPLMNPFIYSLRNKDVKTALKKTLSRSRF, encoded by the coding sequence ATGACTCCTGGAAATGGTTCTTTTGTGACTGCATTCATTCTGGTGGGGCTAACAGACCTACCACATCTCCAGCTCCTCCTGTTCTGCCTATTTCTAGTCTTGTATGTGGTCACTGTGTTGGGAAATTTGGGCTTGATAGCTCTAATTGGGCTGAATTCACACCTGCAAacccccatgtactttttcctcttcAATTTGTCCTTCATAGATTTCTGTTATTCTTCTGTGTTTACACCAAAAATGCTGATTAATTTTACATCAGAGAAGAATATTATCTCCAACAGGGGGTGCATGACCCAGctctactttttttgtttttctatcattTCTGAATGCTATGTGCTGACATCAATGTCCTAtgatcgctatgtggccatctgtaacccACTTCTGTATAATATTGTCATGCCCCCTAAAGTGTGTTCCAGCCTTATGCTTGTTTCATACTTGGTGGCATTTTTTGATGCCATGGCCCACACAAGATTCAGGCTGAGACTGACCTTCTGTGATGGAAATACCATCAACCATTATTTTTGTGACATCCACCCCGTGCTCCAGCTTTCCTGCACAAGCACCTATGTGAATGAGCTGGTGGTTTTCATCGTGGTGGGCATCAATGTGATTGTGCTCAGTGTCACCATCTTTGTGTCTTATGCTTCCATCCTCTCCAGCATCCTCCGCATCAGCTCCACTGAGGGCAGGTCCAAAGCCTTCAGCACCTGCAGTTCCCACATAATTGCTGTTTCCTTGTTCTTTGGATCATGTGCGTTTACGTATCTCAAACCATCATCTATATCTATGCATAAGGAGAAAATCTCTTCTGTCTTTTATACCAGTGTAGGTCCCTTGATGAACCCTTTCATTTACAGCTTGAGAAACAAAGATgttaaaactgctctgaaaaaaaCCCTCAGTAGGAGCAGGTTTTGA